Genomic segment of Gigantopelta aegis isolate Gae_Host chromosome 10, Gae_host_genome, whole genome shotgun sequence:
tttttaaaaatcttctcTACTAATTGCTagcattaaaaatacatgtaattactagCTTTAAAATGTACACTGTTGTGgggtttgttgtgtttaatgctCTAGAGAACTGCTTGCAAAATCAGATATTAGAAATGATTGTggtatacatacatttttaaatgttatttgtttctttttatcaGAATTGAAAGAAAGTCGGGTCTCAAAGTTAAGGTATCGTGCAAATCCAATACTGCCAAGCACAGTTTCAAGCCCTATTCAAAGAATGCGTACAAGCTGAGAGATGACAATTTCTCTGCAAGGGTTTTCAACAGGACCAACCTATCAAGGTCACGAAAACAAGGCCACAGCTCTGTAATAGTTTTGAATGCTTTTGGATAGACTTGCCAAAGTATGAAGTTTGGTTTTGGCTCGTTTGTTCACAGAGCAAGCAACTATTATGAACTTGGGATCACCGAACAAAGCAAGTTCTTTTTCCACCAAGCCAAGAAACTACTCGAGTAAGCAAGATTGGTTTCATGGCCTTGCTAACCATTGCATAAATGTAAATCGGAATTtaacaaagagaaaaagaatcatctttcaattaaaaatatgtatctTAAAGTTATGAAATACAAGTCCCAAATCAAGTCGACATTCATACAAGTAACTTAAAGATTCAAGCAAGTTATCAAGTCGTCGGCCAAGTTATTCATTTCAAGCAAGTTCAAGTCGTCCCATAGTTAAAGGTCAAGGGTCAAGCAAGATGGTTCCGAGGTTGTCAAGTGCGCGATTGCCCAAGCAAGTAGAGTTTCTAAAGCTAACAAGTCGTCGGTTACAGACAAGTATGTATCCACAACATTGTACACTGTGTGGTGAAAGTAACTATTCTTTTTTGTCAGTGTCGATGCTACATTGAAATGTAGTATCAATTCTGTGCTTaggttataatataatttttcctaaattatttaaatatattttttaagaaatgaaaaagaattcaaattaaatatagtttttaatatggatgttaaataaaatgctttaacaaatgtttaattgtCTTGTATAATCATATTGATGATGAATtgtagaattgtttttaaatgcattataCTTTGCTTTAAAATACCATGAGTTTAATGTTTCTATTATacagggctagttctgggtgagcagggtttttttcaaaaacaattattacatgaaatatatttaacaaataaaaattaaatttgccaattgtttttaaaatttgtaattgaCGAAATTTGACACACattagagctagccctgtacaCTTGCTTTAACATAcaagtttattgttgttgttatattacTTGCCAAACTTTCCACAAAACCCTTAACACAGTGTAAGTTTGAAGATCCACGTGATGCAGATGATGCACTTTACCATCTGGACAGGACACGCTTTTATGGCCGAGAATTGGAAATTGAGTTTGCTAGAGGTGACCGAAAGAGTAAGTACATAAAGAACATTTTCAgggttttattatgttttttggtCAGATACAACAACTTTGATTACCTAAATTTGTGTTTGCATAACTCTTGAATGGTTTATGTAAATTTTCTGTTCTGAGAGGACTCTTTATATCATCAAGTTAAGTCTGCAGTGTGATATGAAATTGGCTTTACAAGTtgacatataaataatatatagcgAAACATTGTAAAACTCGTCATTTCAACTTGCAACCCACAGACAAATTACTTGtaaacatgaaattattttaataactgaCAGTTACAGTGATATGCATATCTAGATATAAACTTTTGGTTTCTATTTTCGCAAATGATTCATTGACAGCATTGTTATTGCTATTAGTCCCATACCGGTCCCACTagaggggactatagatttTATCTCTGTCACACAGGTTTTTTGCAATGCCCCAAAATATTGTGCTGAAATGTTCGATGAGcgttatcatgtactattacagatcaagtttgactttcataacaTTTTCccagttatggtccttgaacttagcagataattttattttttttcgcaTTGTCTAGAGATTGAGTtctaattttgtatatagttttatcatgtgcTGTTAAAGATCAAGCTAGACTTTCGtaaccaaattttattttccccacAGAGTTACAGCCCTTAAACTTAGAATATAAGAACATTTGTTGGGCGCTTTAGGGaccatgtattgctttagcagtactctcaaaatgcttgtttcatttatattttagcattaattaaaacagtgtactgCTGATGTTGTTTTTTAAGCTCCAACACAGATGAGAGGCAAGGAAGGTGGTGGAAGACGACCATCGTACCGAGGTTATGATGATGGTAGAGATCGAGGTCGCAGGCGGTAATTCCTTTTATCTAATTTTGCATTTCTTAAGAAAACTGGCTTTTTGCATAACACTCCTAGGAATTTGGCCATGTACTTAATTGATCACAATTGCTTtcccaaattaatttttttaaattggttttgTGACAGCAATGCTGATAGCCACTGCAACATTTTGATGGCTGTAGAATTGGTTCATttgtaaatacattaaaattaaaattctctTAAAATTATTGTTCAAAAACATGAATTGGTGAGTAGGGATGACAATTATAAAGTGTAGCCTGTGCTCATGGTATTCATTCAAATGATGATTTGAGGGAAGGGTTGTGCTAAAgctatttcatttaatttcaacaaatttaatattgctGGTTCTGTAGAGGTCAGCTGTAGACGGTCAATGGTACTTTACATAAGTAAGCAGGAACAGGAAAAATGCCATGCTGTCCTTGTGGCAAGAAAAGTTTTGATCCCTTTTGTAGATAGTTTTAAAATCACCATGTTGGGATGGGCGATAATAGCTGGTGGGGTATCAAACATTAATACCTTGTTTGATGGATTACTGTTGTGTATTGCAGAGGCCGATCTTGCAGTAGATCCCGTAGTCGGTCCAGGTCTTTTGAGAGAAAGAGAAGTTATTCACCGAGAAGGCAAGTTTTCACATTCTTTGAACTGAATATTAGTATGATTATTTAGCAAAACTATTTGACAATTTGTTGTCATTTAAAAGCT
This window contains:
- the LOC121382697 gene encoding serine/arginine-rich splicing factor 10-like isoform X1; this encodes MSTWCLYCRPEELRSLFGKYGPVTDVYIPQDYYTRRARGFAYVQFEDPRDADDALYHLDRTRFYGRELEIEFARGDRKTPTQMRGKEGGGRRPSYRGYDDGRDRGRRRGRSCSRSRSRSRSFERKRSYSPRRSRSYSRSRSRDRSVGGRSRSRTPN